In Humulus lupulus chromosome 6, drHumLupu1.1, whole genome shotgun sequence, a single genomic region encodes these proteins:
- the LOC133781914 gene encoding thioredoxin-like fold domain-containing protein MRL7L, chloroplastic: MTLQCTLRLPYSFPELKNKFVVSNSIACRNSLYNCIQRNECRTLSFSFKSSRLHAPKTVYTIASSKGGRRGVEEDDSSDSDEEDEPVGDKNDPYLMSLEEREEWRKKIREVMIRNLEVKQEVVPEERRNKVQELIAKYPLVVEEDDPDWPEDADGWGFNLGQFFDKITIKNNPKKVDDDDNDDDSKNEIVWQDDNYIRPIKDITTADWEETVFKDISPLIVLVHNRYRRPKENEKIRDEIEKAVHIIWNCRLPSPRCVAVDAVIETDLVSALQVSVFPEMIFTKAGKILYREREMRTADELSKIMAYFYFGAARPPCLKTVEDSQEAIPSVSISAQPMTDGN, encoded by the exons ATGACTCTACAATGTACCTTGAGGCTGCCATATTCTTTCCCAGAATTAAAGAACAAGTTCGTAGTATCTAATTCAATTGCATGCCGGAATTCGCTATACAATTGTATCCAACGGAATGAGTGTAGAACCCTATCATTTAGTTTCAAGAGTAGTAGATTACATGCCCCCAAGACTGTATATACAATTGCCTCTTCCAAAGGAGGGCGAAGGGGAGTAGAAGAAGACGATTCTAGTGACTCTGATGAAGAGGATGAACCTGTTGGTGATAAGAATGATCCGTATTTAATGAGTCTTGAAGAACGAGAAGAATGGAGGAAGAAGATTAGGGAAGTGATGATTAGGAACCTCGAGGTTAAGCAAGAGGTTGTGCCTGAGGAGAGGAGGAATAAGGTACAAGAGCTTATTGCTAAATACCCACTTGTTGTGGAAGAGGATGATCCGGACTGGCCAGAAGATGCTGATGGTTGGGGATTCAACTTGGGTCAGTTCTTTGATAAGATAACCATTAAGAATAACCCTAAAAAAGTTGACGACGACGACAACGACGATGATAGCAAAAATGAAATCGTGTGGCAAGATGATAACTATATACGTCCCATCAAAGACATAACCACGGCTGATTGGGAGGAGACTGTTTTCAAGGACATCAGCCCTCTAATTGTTCTTGTACATAATCGCTATAGAAG GCCAAAGGAAAATGAAAAAATTCGAGATGAGATAGAGAAGGCTGTGCACATCATCTGGAACTGTCGACTACCTTCACCAAGA TGTGTCGCTGTTGATGCTGTTATCGAGACTGATTTGGTTTCTGCACTTCAAGTGTCTGTCTTCCCTGAAATGATTTTCACCAAGGCTGGAAAGATCTTGTATCGTGAGAGAG AAATGCGAACTGCAGATGAGCTTTCAAAAATAATGGCATACTTTTATTTTGGAGCAGCAAGGCCTCCTTGTTTGAAGACTGTGGAAGATAGCCAGGAAGCAATTCCTTCAGTTTCGATTAGTGCCCAACCTATGACAGATGGTAACTGA
- the LOC133781915 gene encoding auxin-responsive protein SAUR21-like: MAIKLGSIMQSKKNNNKSTNIPKGYMAVYVGEEQKKRFLVPVSFLKEPAFQELLAMAEEEFGYNHPMGGLTIPCPEQIFINLTSQLNWS; this comes from the coding sequence ATGGCTATTAAATTGGGTTCCATTATGCAATCcaagaaaaacaacaataaatCAACAAACATCCCAAAAGGGTATATGGCAGTGTATGTTGGAGAGGAGCAAAAGAAAAGGTTTTTGGTACCAGTATCATTTCTAAAAGAGCCTGCATTTCAAGAACTTTTGGCTATGGCAGAAGAGGAGTTTGGATACAACCACCCAATGGGTGGCCTCACCATTCCTTGCCCAGAACAGATCTTCATCAACCTCACTTCTCAGCTAAATTGGTCTTAG